In Gammaproteobacteria bacterium, one DNA window encodes the following:
- a CDS encoding tetraacyldisaccharide 4'-kinase, which yields MSWLDRYGYSLNLVAVLLWPLSLLFSAVVRVRRKFYQWGLLQSEAIAAPVIIVGNISVGGTGKTPLTARLVEVLRDAGYKPGVVSRGYGGQSKQWPRHVTADSNPREVGDEPILLAQRCDCPVVVGPDRVAAAQTLTSAYHCNVVISDDGLQHYRLQRDIEIAVIDGSRRLGNGACLPAGPLREPPSRLRTVDFIIGNGAARDGEYLMSLRGDTALNLLDPYITIALPGFRGSVVHGIAGIGNPKRFFNYLRHARLRLIEHPFPDHHLFRPEDLRFPQDFPVLMTEKDAIKCRSFANDDWWYVPVSARLDPEFEEQLLRRLAMIAMAKGIHREKMERNRKAVPAKSGVS from the coding sequence ATGAGCTGGCTGGATCGTTACGGCTATTCCCTCAATCTGGTCGCGGTCCTGCTCTGGCCGCTCAGTCTATTGTTCAGCGCCGTGGTTCGGGTGCGCCGCAAGTTTTATCAATGGGGTCTATTGCAAAGCGAAGCGATTGCAGCGCCGGTCATCATTGTGGGCAATATCAGCGTCGGTGGCACGGGCAAGACGCCACTGACCGCGCGGCTAGTGGAGGTGTTGCGGGATGCTGGCTATAAACCCGGCGTCGTCAGCCGGGGTTATGGCGGCCAATCCAAACAATGGCCACGCCATGTTACCGCCGACAGCAATCCGCGCGAAGTCGGCGATGAACCGATCCTGCTGGCGCAACGCTGCGACTGCCCCGTGGTCGTCGGGCCGGATCGAGTCGCTGCAGCGCAGACCTTGACCTCGGCTTACCACTGTAATGTGGTCATCAGCGATGACGGCTTGCAACATTACCGGTTGCAGCGCGACATCGAGATTGCGGTCATTGACGGATCACGCCGGTTGGGCAATGGCGCCTGTTTGCCCGCCGGTCCATTGCGCGAACCGCCCTCCCGATTACGCACTGTGGATTTCATCATCGGCAACGGCGCGGCGCGCGATGGCGAATATTTGATGAGCCTGCGCGGCGACACGGCGTTAAATCTGCTGGACCCCTATATCACGATTGCGTTGCCCGGTTTTCGCGGAAGCGTGGTGCATGGAATCGCGGGCATTGGCAACCCCAAGCGCTTTTTCAATTACTTGCGTCATGCCCGCTTGCGATTGATCGAGCATCCCTTCCCCGATCACCACCTGTTTCGGCCAGAAGATCTGCGATTTCCACAGGATTTCCCTGTGCTAATGACTGAAAAGGATGCGATAAAATGTCGGTCGTTCGCCAACGACGATTGGTGGTATGTGCCGGTCAGCGCGCGACTGGACCCGGAATTCGAGGAACAGTTGCTTAGACGGCTGGCAATGATTGCCATGGCTAAGGGGATACACCGTGAAAAAATGGAGCGCAACCGCAAAGCAGTCCCTGCCAAATCTGGCGTTTCCTAA
- a CDS encoding Trm112 family protein, producing MDKKLLDILVCPVSKAPLTYDRNRQELVCAESRLAYPVRDGIPVMLEAEARRLADDEAIPGE from the coding sequence ATGGATAAAAAACTGTTAGATATTCTGGTGTGTCCGGTCAGCAAAGCGCCGCTGACCTACGACCGGAACCGGCAAGAACTGGTTTGCGCGGAAAGCCGACTGGCCTATCCGGTGCGCGATGGCATTCCGGTGATGCTGGAAGCCGAGGCGCGGCGTTTGGCTGATGATGAAGCGATT
- a CDS encoding DUF4214 domain-containing protein produces MSFFSCSNFPKAPVMRLLSSELVRWFTLCGLITMGCLAVANPRLAASLSAPFANGQACGGDWSIALRFDDLYDVTAGHGILVAVGASGTIQTSLDQGATWTRHYNDVSNRAWFEGVAWNGSLFVAVGNTIVTSPDGVTWTSRDTADAGYPLLRDILWTGTQFVAVGNTHDSAGNIALMLTSPDGVTWQRSDIGAVDYFVERIAWSGDRLVVTGNDYQTSTVILTSTDGVTWNHRSLNTLMVIENLVWGNDQFVAVGTNYEDNQYSILTSVDGATWMPRRSDGPAYGVTWDNNRFVATAYNRMLTSVDGVVWTSSNVNVYNTLSSVAWTGQQWVSVGVGGTILTSANARDWTRRDSAIVKGGLEGITSNGQQFVAVGFNGTLITSSTGLNWTPRDAGGLNGLFDVAWGNNQFVAVGYGQNVLTSPNGVTWTPHTLDGSSYYLKGIVWSGSQFAAIGYEYVNGGNAKGVVFTSPDGVAWTRRNVNAAGLLESVAWSGNRFIAVGHNEDQPPTPLLLTSADGVTWSFSSTTDFSELYDIVWGNHLFVAVGSNRSNSDFSILTSADGVTWTPRQSGGSVNGITWDGSQFVAVGYGAVLTSPDGIAWTRQDTVNAFLNEVAASDNQRVAVGSIILHSDCSGGDDPATTLITHYYVSILRREPDAGGLAYWQQEIADKQAQGLDVKPVFRDMAAFFFFSPEYLDRNTPDEEFITNLYLTFFQREPDDGGMSFWLNQLAMGVSRNSVMADFLYSPEFTHFMEGLGF; encoded by the coding sequence ATGTCATTTTTTTCCTGCTCAAACTTTCCTAAAGCGCCGGTGATGCGACTGTTATCGAGTGAACTCGTTCGATGGTTTACCCTGTGCGGCCTGATCACGATGGGCTGTTTGGCCGTGGCCAATCCCCGCTTGGCCGCAAGCCTCTCTGCGCCATTCGCCAATGGTCAAGCCTGCGGCGGCGATTGGAGCATCGCGCTGCGCTTCGATGATCTGTATGACGTCACCGCGGGTCATGGAATCCTGGTTGCAGTCGGCGCTTCCGGGACGATTCAAACCAGCCTTGACCAGGGCGCAACCTGGACACGCCACTATAACGATGTGAGTAACAGAGCCTGGTTCGAAGGCGTGGCCTGGAACGGCAGTCTGTTCGTCGCGGTGGGCAACACCATTGTGACCAGCCCGGATGGCGTAACCTGGACCTCCCGCGATACCGCTGACGCCGGTTATCCACTGCTTCGCGATATTCTCTGGACAGGAACGCAATTCGTGGCTGTAGGCAACACGCATGACAGCGCTGGCAATATAGCGCTGATGCTGACCAGTCCGGATGGCGTGACCTGGCAACGCAGCGATATCGGCGCGGTTGACTATTTCGTCGAGAGAATCGCCTGGAGCGGCGACCGGTTGGTCGTCACCGGGAATGACTATCAGACCAGCACGGTGATCCTTACCAGCACCGATGGCGTGACGTGGAATCATCGTTCCCTGAACACCCTCATGGTGATCGAAAACCTTGTTTGGGGCAATGATCAGTTCGTCGCGGTTGGAACCAATTACGAGGATAACCAGTATTCGATCCTGACCAGCGTCGATGGCGCAACCTGGATGCCCCGCCGGTCGGATGGCCCTGCATACGGCGTAACCTGGGACAATAACCGGTTTGTCGCGACGGCTTATAACCGTATGCTGACCAGCGTCGATGGCGTGGTTTGGACTAGCTCCAATGTGAATGTTTACAATACCTTGTCTAGCGTAGCCTGGACAGGTCAGCAGTGGGTGAGCGTCGGCGTCGGTGGAACCATCCTGACCAGCGCTAATGCGAGGGATTGGACGCGCCGCGATTCCGCAATTGTCAAGGGCGGTTTGGAGGGGATTACGTCAAACGGTCAGCAATTCGTCGCCGTTGGCTTCAATGGAACGCTGATCACCAGTTCGACGGGTTTAAACTGGACGCCACGTGATGCCGGCGGTTTGAATGGGTTGTTTGACGTCGCCTGGGGCAACAACCAGTTTGTAGCGGTGGGCTACGGTCAGAATGTGTTGACCAGTCCCAATGGCGTGACCTGGACCCCCCACACACTTGACGGATCCTCTTATTATCTTAAAGGGATCGTCTGGAGCGGCAGTCAGTTTGCGGCAATCGGGTATGAATATGTCAATGGCGGCAACGCCAAGGGTGTGGTTTTCACCAGCCCCGATGGCGTCGCCTGGACCCGCCGTAATGTGAATGCCGCTGGTCTGCTTGAAAGCGTTGCCTGGAGCGGCAACCGATTCATCGCGGTGGGCCATAATGAAGATCAACCGCCAACGCCGTTATTACTGACCAGCGCTGACGGCGTGACCTGGAGCTTTTCCTCCACGACGGACTTCTCCGAACTGTATGATATTGTCTGGGGCAATCATCTGTTTGTCGCCGTCGGCTCCAACCGTTCAAACTCCGACTTTTCAATCCTGACCAGCGCTGATGGCGTAACCTGGACGCCCCGTCAATCCGGGGGTTCCGTTAACGGAATCACTTGGGACGGCAGCCAATTCGTAGCGGTAGGCTATGGCGCTGTGCTTACGAGTCCCGATGGCATCGCCTGGACCCGTCAGGACACGGTGAATGCTTTTCTAAACGAGGTTGCCGCAAGCGACAATCAACGGGTAGCGGTCGGCAGCATCATTCTGCATAGCGATTGCAGTGGCGGCGACGATCCCGCTACCACACTGATCACCCATTATTACGTCTCCATTCTGCGCCGGGAACCCGACGCGGGCGGATTGGCTTATTGGCAACAGGAGATCGCTGACAAGCAGGCGCAGGGATTGGATGTCAAGCCAGTGTTTCGGGACATGGCGGCTTTTTTCTTCTTCAGCCCCGAATATCTTGACCGAAACACCCCGGATGAAGAGTTCATCACCAATCTGTACCTCACCTTTTTCCAGCGCGAACCGGATGACGGCGGGATGAGCTTCTGGTTGAACCAGTTGGCCATGGGCGTCTCGCGGAACAGTGTAATGGCTGATTTTCTCTATTCGCCGGAATTCACCCATTTCATGGAAGGGTTGGGTTTCTGA
- a CDS encoding biopolymer transporter ExbD has protein sequence MNLRPRRREDPELNLVPMIDVVLVLLIFFMIATSLRHESELEIRLPEASGQPMPGDIAPLEVSIDAEGRYSIHGVQGQLLDSTTAHEALREALRQAAKGQPLPLIISADGRTPHQAVVTVLDIAGQLGLRRVAIATTNAPEQAPLPPPASAPLSSSPDR, from the coding sequence ATGAATCTGCGCCCCCGTCGCCGTGAGGATCCAGAACTCAATCTGGTGCCAATGATTGACGTAGTACTTGTGTTGCTGATCTTTTTCATGATCGCCACCAGCCTGCGGCATGAATCGGAACTGGAAATTCGCCTGCCCGAGGCTTCGGGGCAACCGATGCCGGGAGATATCGCGCCATTGGAAGTCAGCATCGACGCTGAAGGCCGTTACTCCATTCATGGCGTTCAGGGACAATTGCTGGACTCGACGACCGCCCACGAAGCATTAAGGGAAGCCCTCCGACAAGCCGCCAAGGGACAGCCTTTGCCGTTGATCATCAGCGCCGATGGCCGGACGCCGCATCAAGCGGTCGTGACGGTGCTGGATATCGCCGGGCAACTGGGGCTAAGACGGGTGGCTATCGCTACAACGAATGCGCCGGAACAGGCTCCTCTGCCTCCTCCGGCGTCAGCGCCTTTATCCTCGTCCCCGGATCGTTGA
- a CDS encoding MotA/TolQ/ExbB proton channel family protein — MLDLIKAGGWLMAPILACSFAATLIIFERLLALRRARVLPERLLVMLHRWAEPGAVSPLDLKMLPLNSPLGRIVATGLANRHRGREALRERIEDVGRHVVHELERFLNTLGTIAAISPLLGLLGTVVGMIKIFQIVSTQGNSNFSLLSIGIAEALVTTAAGLTVAIPSLLFYRYFQGRVDELVVQMEQETLELIDLLDHPSPSEPMIESFTPLSPENMDESAPPSP, encoded by the coding sequence GTGCTCGATCTGATCAAGGCTGGCGGTTGGCTGATGGCGCCGATTCTGGCTTGCTCATTCGCAGCGACCCTCATTATTTTCGAACGCCTGCTGGCGTTGCGTCGGGCGCGGGTGTTACCGGAACGGCTACTGGTCATGCTGCACCGCTGGGCCGAACCCGGCGCAGTTAGCCCACTGGACCTCAAGATGCTGCCGCTCAATTCCCCCCTGGGCCGGATCGTAGCGACTGGGTTAGCAAATCGTCACCGTGGACGCGAGGCGCTTCGCGAGCGAATCGAAGATGTCGGTCGCCATGTTGTGCATGAACTGGAGCGCTTCCTCAACACCTTGGGCACTATCGCCGCGATCAGCCCTTTGCTGGGTCTGCTTGGGACGGTCGTGGGCATGATCAAGATTTTTCAGATCGTTTCGACCCAGGGCAACAGCAATTTCAGCCTGCTGTCGATCGGCATTGCCGAAGCATTGGTGACTACCGCTGCGGGGCTTACCGTGGCGATTCCCAGTTTGCTGTTTTATCGTTACTTTCAAGGCCGGGTCGATGAGCTAGTGGTGCAGATGGAGCAGGAAACCCTGGAATTGATTGACCTGCTTGACCATCCATCGCCCAGTGAGCCAATGATCGAATCTTTTACTCCCCTCTCTCCCGAGAACATGGATGAATCTGCGCCCCCGTCGCCGTGA
- a CDS encoding Uma2 family endonuclease has protein sequence MSRPAEQFITPAEYLEREREADSRSEYLNGRIYAMSGASLRHNRIVAGLAVALGVQLRRKPCEPFFGDMRVKINPTGLYTYPDVVVVCGEPQLEDQHFDTLLNPAVIIEVLSASTEAYDRGEKFAHYRALGSLTDYLLVAQDKPRIEHYCRQANGQWLYSASEGLEAHIEIATIGCALPFAEIYERVEFSDS, from the coding sequence ATGTCTCGACCTGCTGAACAGTTCATTACTCCGGCTGAATACCTGGAACGGGAACGCGAGGCTGATAGCCGCAGCGAATATCTCAATGGCCGCATCTACGCAATGAGCGGCGCCAGCCTCAGGCACAACCGGATCGTAGCCGGTCTGGCCGTTGCCCTGGGTGTTCAACTCAGACGCAAGCCTTGTGAGCCGTTTTTTGGCGATATGCGGGTCAAGATCAATCCCACGGGCCTGTATACCTATCCCGATGTCGTGGTGGTCTGCGGCGAGCCGCAGCTAGAGGATCAGCATTTCGACACGCTGCTGAATCCTGCAGTGATTATTGAAGTTTTGTCGGCGAGCACCGAAGCCTATGACCGAGGCGAAAAATTTGCGCATTACCGCGCGCTGGGATCGCTGACAGATTATCTGCTGGTCGCCCAGGACAAACCGCGTATCGAACACTATTGCCGACAAGCGAATGGACAATGGTTGTATTCCGCTAGTGAAGGCTTGGAAGCGCATATTGAGATCGCCACAATTGGCTGCGCATTGCCATTCGCCGAAATCTATGAGCGCGTAGAATTTTCGGATTCATAG